In Vigna unguiculata cultivar IT97K-499-35 chromosome 3, ASM411807v1, whole genome shotgun sequence, a single genomic region encodes these proteins:
- the LOC114175203 gene encoding uncharacterized protein LOC114175203, with the protein MPFGVTNASAVFMDYMNQIFCPYLDKFMVVFIDDILIYSQNKEEHAGHLRVVLEVLREHQLYDKLSKCEFWLGEVQFLGHVISSQGIAVDPSKIETVLKWERPQTVTEVRSFLGLAGYYRRYLEGFSKMVSPLTQLTRKDQPFSWTDKCEECFGEMKRRLTTTPILVILDTSKKFEIYCNASY; encoded by the coding sequence ATGCCATTTGGAGTGACCAATGCTTCAGCTgtcttcatggattatatgaaccaaATTTTCTGCCCTTATTTGGACAAGTTTATGGTGGTGTTTATAGATGATATTCTCATATACTCTCAGAATAAGGAGGAGCATGCAGGTCATTTGAGGGTTGTACTAGAAGTGCTTAGAGAACATCAGCTCTACGATAAACTGTCCAAATGTGAATTCTGGTTAGGAGAGGTACAATTTCTGGGGCATGTTATCTCTTCCCAGGGTATTGCAGTAGACCCGAGTAAGATTGAGACAGTTCTGAAGTGGGAGAGACCTCAGACAGTAACAGAAGTCAGAAGCTTTTTGGGGCTAGCAGGGTACTATAGAAGGTATTTAGAGGGGTTCTCTAAAATGGTGAGTCCATTAACTCAGCTCACTAGAAAAGATCAACCCTTCTCCTGGACTGATAAATGCGAAGAGTGCTTCGGAGAGATGAAGAGGAGGTTGACCACAACTCCAATACTTGTTATTCTAGATACCAGTAAGAAGTTTGAGATATACTGCAATGCATCCTACTAG